From a region of the Nonlabens sp. Hel1_33_55 genome:
- the kdsB gene encoding 3-deoxy-manno-octulosonate cytidylyltransferase: protein MLKKIAIIPARLQSQRLPKKLLLDLGGSPVIVRTYEAVKNTNLFDEVLVATDSKDIYQTVLQFDGKAVMSDQEHDCGSNRIAEAVEDLDYDIVVNVQGDEPFTNKEDLQRLLEVFDDDEQNEIALASLMHTLSEERDIENPNNVKVIVDTYCNAMYFSRSPIPFIRDESATAEVYKHVGIYAFRKDALMDFYKSKPTPLELAEKIEAIRHLEYGKKIRMVETSNHTIGIDTATDLEKARNYWERWAQLHR, encoded by the coding sequence ATGCTTAAGAAAATAGCGATTATTCCCGCACGTTTGCAATCGCAAAGACTGCCCAAAAAGTTATTGCTCGATTTAGGAGGATCTCCCGTAATCGTTCGCACGTATGAAGCGGTGAAAAATACGAACCTGTTTGACGAGGTTCTTGTCGCAACAGATAGTAAAGATATCTATCAAACCGTATTACAATTTGACGGTAAGGCCGTGATGAGCGATCAAGAGCATGATTGTGGTAGCAACCGTATTGCCGAAGCTGTTGAAGATCTTGATTATGATATTGTTGTTAATGTTCAAGGCGATGAACCTTTTACCAACAAAGAAGATCTGCAGCGACTGTTAGAAGTTTTTGATGATGATGAGCAAAACGAAATTGCGCTTGCTTCACTTATGCATACCCTAAGCGAGGAACGAGATATTGAAAACCCTAATAACGTAAAGGTGATTGTTGATACATATTGCAATGCCATGTATTTTTCTAGGTCACCTATACCTTTTATAAGAGATGAATCTGCAACTGCTGAGGTTTATAAACACGTTGGGATCTATGCTTTTCGCAAAGATGCGTTGATGGACTTTTATAAATCAAAACCTACACCACTAGAGCTAGCGGAAAAGATTGAAGCCATCAGGCACCTTGAATATGGTAAAAAGATAAGAATGGTTGAGACCTCAAATCATACCATAGGTATTGATACAGCTACAGATCTGGAAAAGGCTCGAAATTACTGGGAGCGCTGGGCGCAGTTACATCGTTAG
- a CDS encoding GNAT family N-acetyltransferase, whose protein sequence is MESNMIEVTDNAFLRQYECQQESGMAKIEYAQQERKIFLTKLIIPESLEDNVEFRENFLKAVFADIRDNKKLKVVPTHPKIAGFVRKHRNDYKEMLPVGISI, encoded by the coding sequence ATGGAATCCAATATGATTGAAGTTACCGATAATGCCTTTTTACGTCAATATGAATGTCAGCAAGAATCTGGCATGGCAAAAATTGAATATGCTCAACAAGAACGTAAAATTTTTCTTACTAAACTTATAATTCCAGAATCCCTAGAAGACAATGTTGAGTTCAGGGAAAATTTTCTAAAAGCTGTTTTTGCAGATATTAGAGATAACAAAAAATTGAAGGTAGTACCTACGCATCCAAAGATTGCTGGTTTTGTACGCAAGCATCGCAATGATTATAAAGAAATGCTTCCTGTAGGTATTAGTATCTAA
- a CDS encoding alpha/beta fold hydrolase → MTQVYFMPGMAASPLIFENVFLPQDQFEVHLMDWIIPEPKESLASYCNRLLEQIDHENPVLIGVSFGGVIVQELAKLIKVSKLIIISSVKTHHEFPRRMRLARKTGLHKLLPTSLMGNFDQLSKYGMSIAPKKMEMYKRYLNLNDPRYLDWALDAIIQWQQEKPMEGIVHIHGSADPVFPIKYIEGCIIVDGGTHVMIINRFKWFNENLPEIIMES, encoded by the coding sequence ATGACACAGGTTTATTTCATGCCAGGAATGGCGGCATCTCCACTCATTTTTGAGAATGTTTTTCTACCTCAAGATCAATTTGAAGTGCATCTTATGGATTGGATCATTCCAGAGCCTAAAGAATCGTTAGCTTCTTACTGCAACCGACTGCTAGAACAAATAGATCATGAAAATCCAGTATTGATTGGTGTTTCTTTTGGTGGTGTGATCGTACAGGAACTAGCCAAATTGATCAAGGTGAGCAAACTCATCATTATTTCCAGCGTTAAGACCCATCATGAGTTTCCTAGACGTATGCGATTAGCTAGAAAAACGGGTTTACATAAGTTGTTGCCTACTAGTTTAATGGGCAACTTTGACCAGCTATCCAAATATGGTATGTCAATTGCACCCAAGAAGATGGAGATGTACAAGCGATACCTCAATCTTAACGATCCTAGATACCTTGATTGGGCGCTTGATGCCATCATTCAATGGCAACAGGAAAAGCCTATGGAAGGTATCGTTCATATCCATGGAAGTGCAGATCCCGTATTTCCCATAAAATATATTGAAGGCTGCATTATAGTTGATGGCGGCACTCATGTGATGATCATTAACAGGTTTAAATGGTTCAATGAAAACCTTCCAGAAATCATTATGGAAAGCTAA
- a CDS encoding lytic transglycosylase domain-containing protein, which produces MKKIVIGFSIAILSIVTISAIQMADNSNEQEESTQDTEPTLVPGYTIHSLPMPENLTFAGEAVPLDDPDIQERFDNELLSNVYFQSNAVKLIKKSKKYFPIIEPILKENGIPDDFKYLAVAESALTNAVSPAGARGFWQLMPATARELGMEVNDNVDERYDMVKSTVAATQYLKDSKKNFGTWTLAAAAYNAGNAGVNREQNRQESEEYYDLLLNQETARYVFRILALKEILEKPTAYGFDVDSAHLYTNVPVKKLKVDYEIDDLVAFAKANNISYKVLKIHNPWLRETKLNNKSGKTYYISIPEAGYYK; this is translated from the coding sequence ATGAAAAAAATCGTCATTGGTTTCTCGATAGCAATCCTATCTATTGTCACCATAAGCGCCATTCAAATGGCAGATAATTCAAACGAACAGGAAGAAAGCACGCAGGATACTGAGCCAACATTGGTTCCTGGATATACCATTCACTCGTTGCCCATGCCAGAGAATTTGACGTTTGCCGGTGAGGCAGTTCCGTTGGACGATCCAGATATTCAAGAACGATTTGATAATGAACTTTTGTCTAATGTTTATTTTCAGTCAAATGCGGTAAAACTCATTAAAAAATCAAAGAAGTATTTTCCAATAATAGAGCCTATTTTGAAGGAGAATGGTATACCGGACGATTTCAAATATTTAGCAGTGGCAGAAAGTGCGCTGACTAATGCCGTTTCACCAGCAGGAGCTAGAGGTTTCTGGCAATTAATGCCGGCGACTGCAAGAGAGTTGGGAATGGAAGTGAATGATAACGTAGATGAGCGATATGATATGGTAAAATCCACCGTCGCCGCTACGCAATACCTCAAGGACAGTAAAAAGAATTTTGGCACATGGACGCTGGCAGCCGCAGCTTACAATGCGGGTAATGCAGGAGTAAATAGAGAACAGAACAGACAAGAATCAGAAGAATATTATGACCTGTTACTGAATCAAGAAACGGCTCGATACGTCTTCCGTATTCTGGCGCTCAAGGAGATTCTTGAGAAGCCAACAGCCTACGGTTTTGATGTAGATTCAGCACATTTATACACTAATGTTCCAGTAAAAAAGTTGAAAGTTGATTACGAGATTGATGATCTTGTCGCTTTCGCGAAAGCGAACAACATTTCATACAAAGTGCTCAAGATCCACAATCCATGGTTGAGAGAAACTAAGCTGAACAACAAGTCTGGAAAGACCTATTACATTTCCATTCCAGAAGCTGGATATTACAAATAG
- the cls gene encoding cardiolipin synthase — MIWFWKNWFLTALIINYLVALSAAFFLIRNNQNPRKTVTSLLFLVAFPFVGLAVYYFFGLEYRKSKIFKRKDLNSHHLVERWNNRLFMDDKKLAKYEESFLEDRVKMVRLLRHNQKSPLTLRNDLEVLYNGENTFESIFKALDQAKDHIHLEYFIFNDDTIGNKFIDHLVDARERGVEVKLIYDSVGSDLSRTGKKRMTDAGIIYHSFMPVLFSRFTRKANYRNHRKICIVDGHIGFLGGVNVSDEYVNTPDRDPKDYWRDTHLRIEGHAVKSLQAQWLLNWFFVCDGEYHEVDEEIKDSYFPEIDEKENKAVQIAASGPDTDWSNIMEAIFAGINSAEKSIRITTPYFIPNEAILIALKSAARSGIDVEIMVPRIGDSWAARYASRSYFEEIMESGIKIYWYCKGMLHAKTMVVDDKFLTIGTCNMDYRSFDINFEINALIFDADTARSLDDKFDEDLKDCQQLDLEEWRDRSKFYKFKESFCRLWAPLL; from the coding sequence ATGATCTGGTTCTGGAAAAATTGGTTTTTGACCGCATTGATCATCAACTATTTGGTGGCGCTCAGTGCTGCATTTTTCTTGATACGCAATAACCAGAATCCACGTAAGACAGTCACCTCTTTACTTTTTTTGGTTGCTTTTCCATTTGTAGGTCTAGCGGTCTACTATTTCTTCGGACTTGAATATCGCAAATCAAAAATCTTCAAGCGCAAGGATCTTAACTCTCATCATCTGGTAGAACGCTGGAATAATAGGCTTTTTATGGATGATAAGAAGCTAGCGAAATATGAGGAGTCATTTCTTGAAGATCGGGTAAAAATGGTGCGGTTGTTACGCCACAATCAAAAATCACCTTTGACTCTACGCAATGATCTTGAAGTATTATACAATGGAGAAAATACGTTTGAATCTATTTTCAAGGCTCTCGATCAAGCCAAAGACCACATACATTTGGAATATTTCATTTTCAACGATGATACTATAGGTAACAAATTCATCGACCATCTTGTTGATGCAAGAGAACGCGGCGTTGAAGTAAAACTGATCTACGATTCGGTAGGTAGTGACTTATCAAGAACTGGAAAGAAACGAATGACAGATGCCGGTATAATCTATCACTCTTTTATGCCGGTACTTTTTTCCAGATTCACCAGAAAAGCAAATTATCGCAATCACCGCAAGATCTGTATTGTTGATGGGCACATTGGGTTTTTAGGTGGTGTGAACGTTAGTGATGAATATGTAAATACTCCAGATCGTGACCCTAAGGATTACTGGCGTGACACTCATTTACGCATTGAAGGTCATGCAGTAAAAAGTCTACAGGCACAATGGCTTCTTAATTGGTTTTTTGTTTGTGATGGAGAATACCATGAGGTTGATGAAGAGATCAAGGATAGCTATTTTCCAGAAATCGATGAGAAAGAAAACAAGGCTGTACAGATTGCTGCAAGTGGACCAGATACAGACTGGTCCAACATTATGGAAGCAATATTTGCAGGAATTAATAGCGCAGAAAAGTCCATAAGAATCACAACGCCTTACTTTATTCCTAATGAAGCTATTTTAATCGCTCTTAAAAGTGCTGCTAGATCAGGAATCGATGTAGAAATCATGGTTCCCAGAATTGGGGATAGTTGGGCGGCGAGATATGCATCACGATCTTATTTTGAGGAAATAATGGAAAGTGGTATCAAGATCTATTGGTACTGCAAGGGAATGCTTCATGCAAAAACGATGGTAGTTGATGATAAGTTCCTCACGATAGGAACCTGTAATATGGATTACCGTAGCTTTGATATTAACTTTGAGATCAATGCCTTGATATTTGATGCAGACACGGCACGCAGTCTAGATGATAAATTTGATGAAGATTTAAAGGATTGCCAGCAGTTGGATCTGGAAGAATGGAGAGATAGATCCAAATTCTATAAATTCAAAGAGTCTTTTTGTAGATTGTGGGCACCATTATTATAA
- a CDS encoding sulfite exporter TauE/SafE family protein, translating into MTLEIILLLLLLGLIAGFLSGSVGVGGGVVMVPLAIWFLGYDQYQAQGMSLAVLAVPVTFIAAYTYHTSGHFLDWRYALIIAAAFVVGGYFGSKIAININQQVLKKIFGFVLLLVAIKMIFFSSAKA; encoded by the coding sequence ATGACATTAGAAATAATCTTACTGCTTTTGCTATTAGGCCTTATAGCTGGATTCTTAAGCGGTAGTGTTGGAGTAGGTGGTGGCGTGGTAATGGTACCATTGGCTATCTGGTTTTTGGGATATGATCAATACCAGGCACAAGGTATGAGCCTTGCCGTGCTGGCCGTTCCAGTAACTTTTATAGCGGCTTATACTTATCATACTAGCGGGCATTTTCTAGACTGGCGTTATGCATTGATTATCGCTGCAGCGTTTGTTGTAGGAGGTTACTTTGGTTCTAAGATCGCCATAAATATTAACCAACAAGTGCTCAAAAAGATATTTGGCTTCGTACTATTGCTGGTAGCCATCAAAATGATTTTCTTTTCAAGCGCCAAAGCTTGA
- a CDS encoding DUF2911 domain-containing protein encodes MNRLILLFLCCATSLTLQAQIESPQPSPKAKVMQTVGLTDITLEYSRPAMRDRAIFGSLVPFGELWRTGANENTKITFSDDVTVGGAKLAAGSYAIYSKPGNDQWEVIFYSNTDNWGTPQDWDENLVAATVMAKPVTTADKQQNFAIEINNLEMNGADLEIKWDQTMVSVPLEVPTDEKTLQSINRIMSGPSAGDYYSAATFYMESGKDMNQAYDWINKAVEKNPNAYWMWRSKSLMEAQMGNKDKAIASAKRSMELAAAAPNPDYVRLNRISLEEWGVKM; translated from the coding sequence ATGAATCGACTTATTTTACTTTTTCTATGCTGCGCGACTAGCTTAACGCTTCAAGCTCAAATAGAATCACCACAACCTAGCCCTAAGGCTAAGGTAATGCAGACCGTAGGTCTAACAGACATTACACTGGAATACTCCAGGCCAGCCATGAGAGATCGCGCCATATTTGGTAGTCTCGTTCCTTTTGGAGAGCTATGGAGAACAGGAGCTAACGAGAATACAAAGATCACATTCTCTGATGATGTAACTGTTGGCGGTGCAAAACTAGCTGCTGGTAGTTATGCTATTTACAGCAAGCCAGGTAATGATCAATGGGAAGTTATTTTTTATTCCAATACAGATAATTGGGGAACCCCACAGGATTGGGATGAAAATCTAGTAGCTGCTACCGTTATGGCAAAACCTGTAACTACTGCTGACAAGCAACAAAACTTCGCTATCGAGATCAACAATCTTGAAATGAATGGAGCAGATCTTGAGATCAAATGGGATCAGACTATGGTAAGTGTTCCACTTGAAGTTCCTACTGACGAGAAGACGTTGCAAAGTATCAATCGCATCATGTCAGGCCCATCTGCAGGAGATTATTACAGTGCTGCAACCTTTTATATGGAAAGCGGTAAGGACATGAATCAGGCTTATGACTGGATCAATAAAGCTGTTGAGAAAAACCCAAATGCCTACTGGATGTGGAGAAGTAAATCCCTTATGGAAGCTCAAATGGGTAACAAGGACAAAGCGATCGCAAGTGCAAAAAGATCTATGGAATTAGCTGCTGCGGCACCTAATCCTGACTATGTAAGATTGAACAGAATTTCGCTTGAAGAATGGGGCGTTAAGATGTAA
- a CDS encoding OsmC family protein, giving the protein MKFSRKAEAQWQGTGKEGKGHISTDSKVMVDVPYSFGTRFEGEQKGTNPEELLGAAHAGCYTMQLSFLLNEEDFTATKLHTDAKVHFEDGEITTVDLDVTGEVPEISADKFKEIATKAKEVCPVSKLFKAKVNLKVTLK; this is encoded by the coding sequence ATGAAATTTTCAAGAAAAGCAGAAGCTCAATGGCAAGGAACCGGTAAAGAAGGTAAAGGCCACATATCTACAGACAGTAAAGTAATGGTCGATGTTCCTTATTCATTTGGGACACGATTTGAAGGTGAGCAAAAAGGAACCAATCCTGAAGAATTATTAGGAGCAGCACACGCAGGTTGTTATACCATGCAATTGAGCTTTCTTTTAAATGAAGAGGACTTTACAGCAACAAAACTACACACAGACGCAAAGGTTCACTTTGAGGACGGCGAGATAACCACAGTTGATCTTGACGTGACTGGTGAAGTGCCAGAAATTAGCGCAGATAAGTTCAAGGAAATTGCAACTAAAGCCAAAGAGGTTTGTCCAGTTTCTAAATTGTTCAAAGCAAAAGTAAACCTGAAGGTGACATTGAAATAA
- a CDS encoding sodium:solute symporter, whose translation MGIVDLFSGNLGELSMVDWFILASTLAFIVLYGVYKTRGKQTSEQYIKGGDARWWTVGLSVMATQASAITFLSTPGQAYTDGMEFVQFYFGLPIAVIIICVTFIPIYHKLKVYTAYEFLEKRFDVKTRSLASILFLIQRGLAAGITIYAPAIILSAVLNWELKYLNIAIGILVIIYTVSGGTKAVNVTQKQQMIVIMAGMVTAFVLIVTQLPDSVSFDNALTMAGNADKMKILDFDFSLDDRYNVWTALFGASFLMLSYFGTDQSQVQRYLSGKSVKQMRIGLLFNGLLKVPMQFFILMVGVMVFVFYQFNSTPLNFNPAAEKAVLKSKYAGDYQSLQLQHEAILAEKQTKQIAYGKLLENGTSAKSNALSNELKGLRNTEELNREKARELITKADPSAETNDKDFVFINFILNHLPKGLIGLLLAVIISAAMSSTASELNALSSTTTIDIYKRFRGAGKDDDHFVVASKWFTLLWGVIAITFASVVSLFDNLIQLVNIIGSLFYGTILGIFLVAFYFKQIKGRAIFIAALISEAVVVACYLVDLADNGIKILPFLWLNPLGALLTIALALIIQSGWSDSSMKPQPILKEK comes from the coding sequence ATGGGAATAGTTGATTTGTTCTCAGGAAATCTGGGCGAGCTATCGATGGTAGATTGGTTTATCCTGGCTTCTACCCTAGCATTTATAGTACTCTACGGCGTTTACAAAACACGTGGCAAGCAAACTAGTGAGCAATACATCAAAGGTGGCGATGCGCGATGGTGGACCGTTGGTTTGTCCGTCATGGCGACCCAGGCTAGTGCCATTACCTTTTTGAGCACTCCAGGACAAGCCTATACCGATGGGATGGAGTTTGTGCAATTTTACTTTGGACTGCCTATCGCGGTGATTATTATCTGCGTGACTTTTATCCCAATCTATCATAAACTCAAAGTGTACACTGCATACGAGTTTCTTGAAAAGCGATTTGATGTCAAAACTAGATCACTTGCTTCCATCCTATTCTTGATACAAAGAGGTCTTGCGGCCGGAATCACTATTTATGCGCCTGCCATTATATTGAGCGCCGTGTTGAATTGGGAGTTGAAATACCTCAACATTGCCATTGGAATTCTAGTGATTATCTACACCGTATCTGGTGGGACCAAAGCGGTGAACGTTACTCAAAAGCAGCAAATGATCGTCATAATGGCCGGTATGGTAACGGCATTTGTTTTAATCGTTACCCAACTTCCAGACAGCGTTTCCTTTGACAATGCTTTGACCATGGCAGGAAACGCTGACAAGATGAAAATTCTGGATTTCGATTTCTCATTAGATGACAGATATAATGTTTGGACCGCGCTGTTTGGAGCGAGTTTTTTGATGCTCAGTTATTTTGGGACCGATCAATCACAGGTACAGCGGTATTTGTCTGGAAAATCAGTCAAGCAAATGCGTATAGGTTTACTATTCAACGGTTTGCTTAAAGTTCCTATGCAGTTCTTTATTTTGATGGTAGGCGTCATGGTTTTCGTCTTCTACCAATTCAATTCTACACCGCTCAATTTTAATCCAGCTGCAGAAAAGGCGGTTCTCAAAAGTAAATATGCAGGAGACTACCAAAGCTTACAACTCCAGCATGAAGCGATTCTAGCAGAGAAGCAAACGAAGCAAATTGCCTACGGCAAACTATTGGAAAACGGAACCTCAGCCAAGTCAAATGCTTTAAGCAACGAATTGAAAGGGTTAAGAAACACCGAAGAACTAAATCGCGAAAAAGCACGCGAACTCATCACAAAAGCAGATCCAAGTGCCGAGACCAACGATAAGGATTTTGTATTCATCAACTTTATCCTTAATCACTTGCCCAAAGGTTTGATTGGATTATTGCTCGCCGTTATAATAAGCGCAGCCATGTCTTCCACAGCATCAGAATTAAATGCATTGTCATCGACCACAACCATTGACATCTATAAAAGATTTCGTGGCGCTGGAAAGGATGATGACCACTTTGTGGTAGCCAGTAAATGGTTTACTCTATTATGGGGCGTTATTGCCATTACCTTCGCGAGTGTCGTGTCGCTATTTGACAATCTAATTCAGCTTGTGAATATTATTGGTTCACTTTTCTATGGAACCATTTTGGGAATTTTCTTGGTCGCCTTCTATTTTAAACAAATAAAAGGACGCGCCATTTTTATAGCCGCTCTGATTTCTGAAGCTGTTGTGGTGGCGTGTTATCTGGTTGACCTCGCAGACAATGGGATCAAGATACTGCCTTTCTTATGGTTGAATCCGCTGGGTGCTTTGCTGACTATAGCGCTGGCATTGATCATACAATCTGGCTGGAGTGATAGCTCCATGAAGCCACAGCCTATTCTGAAGGAGAAATAA
- a CDS encoding PIG-L family deacetylase yields MKKLIFGLFLTLFLSAVVAAQENRLGNQPISSSEIYQNIEKLGFLGSALFIAAHPDDENTRLIAWLDNQKMARTAYLSLTRGDGGQNLIGPELREQLGMIRTQELLEARSIDGGEQFFTRANDFGYSKDPEETLEIWERDEVLSDVVQVIRKFQPDIIINRFDHRTAGTTHGHHTSSAILSVQAFDLANDKGAFPAQLKYVNTWKPERLFFNTSWWFYGSEDAFAKADKTNLLEIDNGDYFTSTGYSVGEIAALSRSRHQSQGFGSSGSRGSSTEYLEFLKGSFPTDKSDPFSGINTTWTRVQGGQKVMAQLNKVKETYDFKDPSASLNDLLELRKQINALDSGYWRDLKLEETDLIIRDLIGLYAKATVNQPFGTSGESIKLEVELANRTIANLDYQINDNPAVNFEKSKGSVAKNKSVTIEGILNIPENEAPTNPYYLEEEGSLGMYVVDDPNKIGMPEAAAAFQIPVILMFDDQKIEMSLPVIYKTTDRVRGEIYEPFNVVPEIAISVENPVYVFGNEEMKSISVNIKAFADVSNVTVFADIPNGWIQPMVKQQPFSLSKGESRSYTFKISAPTGFSEGEMKVYVNTGDKKFDKEVVNISYNHIPDQQLVRSATAKLVNPGLSNLAQTVAYINGAGDDVATAIEAIGSKVFKFEPSEVPADLSKYDAVVVGIRAFNVEPEAMASLQNRLDTFVKNGGTLVMQYNTDRGIPNDVLGPLEISLSRKRVTDENAAVTFLDPENKVLNVPNKITQKDFEGWVQERGLYFPEKWDPAFQPILGMSDKGEAQTDGSLIVAEYGDGHVVYTGLSLFRELPVGVAGAYKLLANMISLSKTKPNLETKQDQKF; encoded by the coding sequence ATGAAGAAGCTAATTTTTGGCCTGTTTTTGACGTTGTTTTTATCGGCAGTCGTCGCGGCACAAGAGAATAGATTGGGTAATCAACCTATCAGTAGTTCAGAGATTTATCAGAATATCGAGAAATTAGGTTTTCTAGGATCTGCACTTTTTATTGCCGCACATCCAGATGATGAGAATACACGGTTGATAGCCTGGTTGGACAACCAGAAAATGGCTCGGACGGCTTATTTATCGCTCACTCGTGGCGATGGTGGTCAGAACCTAATCGGACCAGAATTGCGTGAACAATTAGGAATGATACGCACCCAAGAATTACTGGAGGCGAGAAGCATCGATGGTGGTGAGCAGTTTTTTACAAGGGCCAATGACTTTGGGTATTCCAAAGATCCAGAAGAAACCCTTGAAATATGGGAACGTGACGAAGTGCTTTCTGATGTGGTGCAGGTGATTCGCAAGTTTCAACCAGACATTATTATCAACCGCTTTGATCACAGGACCGCTGGTACCACTCATGGTCATCACACGAGCAGCGCTATTTTGAGCGTTCAGGCTTTTGATTTGGCAAACGATAAAGGTGCATTTCCTGCACAGTTGAAATATGTAAATACTTGGAAACCAGAGCGATTATTTTTCAACACCAGCTGGTGGTTCTATGGTAGTGAGGACGCTTTCGCGAAAGCGGACAAAACAAATCTCCTGGAAATAGACAACGGAGATTACTTCACCTCCACAGGCTATTCTGTAGGCGAGATCGCAGCATTAAGCCGAAGCAGACACCAATCACAAGGCTTTGGATCATCAGGTTCCAGAGGTTCTTCTACGGAATATCTTGAGTTTTTGAAAGGGTCGTTCCCTACCGATAAGTCAGACCCATTTTCTGGAATTAATACGACATGGACAAGAGTACAAGGCGGACAGAAAGTGATGGCGCAACTGAATAAGGTTAAAGAAACTTATGACTTCAAAGATCCATCTGCTAGCTTGAATGATTTGCTTGAATTGCGCAAGCAGATTAATGCACTGGATTCTGGTTACTGGAGAGATTTGAAGCTCGAAGAAACCGACTTGATCATAAGAGACCTCATTGGATTATATGCCAAGGCAACGGTCAATCAACCTTTTGGCACATCTGGTGAATCGATTAAACTTGAGGTAGAATTAGCAAATCGCACCATCGCCAATTTAGACTATCAAATCAACGATAACCCTGCAGTGAACTTTGAGAAATCGAAAGGTTCGGTTGCAAAAAATAAGTCGGTTACTATAGAGGGAATTCTTAACATTCCTGAAAATGAGGCACCGACAAACCCTTATTATCTTGAAGAAGAAGGTAGTTTAGGAATGTATGTAGTGGATGACCCCAACAAAATAGGAATGCCAGAAGCAGCGGCAGCTTTTCAGATTCCAGTAATTCTCATGTTTGATGACCAGAAAATAGAAATGTCTCTACCGGTCATCTACAAAACCACCGATCGTGTACGTGGAGAGATCTATGAGCCGTTCAATGTTGTCCCAGAAATTGCGATATCTGTAGAGAATCCAGTCTATGTTTTTGGAAATGAGGAAATGAAAAGCATATCCGTCAACATCAAAGCTTTTGCTGATGTTTCCAATGTTACTGTTTTTGCTGACATTCCTAATGGTTGGATTCAGCCTATGGTAAAACAGCAGCCGTTTTCATTATCAAAAGGGGAATCGAGATCTTATACGTTCAAAATTTCAGCACCGACTGGCTTCTCTGAAGGTGAGATGAAGGTTTATGTGAATACTGGCGATAAAAAGTTTGATAAGGAAGTAGTCAATATTTCTTATAACCACATTCCAGATCAGCAATTGGTTCGTTCTGCGACTGCAAAATTGGTCAACCCAGGGCTTTCAAATCTTGCCCAAACCGTCGCATACATCAATGGTGCTGGCGATGATGTTGCCACGGCTATTGAAGCCATAGGTAGCAAGGTTTTCAAATTTGAGCCTAGTGAGGTTCCTGCAGATTTGAGCAAATATGATGCTGTAGTTGTAGGCATTAGAGCTTTTAACGTGGAGCCAGAAGCCATGGCAAGCCTTCAAAATAGGCTGGATACATTTGTTAAAAATGGTGGCACTCTGGTGATGCAGTATAATACAGATCGCGGTATTCCTAATGATGTATTGGGACCGTTGGAGATCTCGCTTTCGCGAAAGCGAGTTACTGACGAGAATGCTGCAGTCACTTTCTTAGATCCAGAAAATAAAGTCCTGAACGTACCTAATAAGATTACTCAAAAAGACTTTGAAGGTTGGGTTCAGGAACGCGGATTATATTTTCCAGAAAAATGGGATCCTGCTTTTCAACCTATTCTAGGAATGAGCGATAAAGGAGAAGCACAAACTGATGGCAGCCTGATCGTTGCTGAATATGGAGATGGTCATGTGGTTTATACAGGACTGAGTCTCTTCCGTGAGTTGCCGGTTGGAGTTGCTGGCGCTTATAAGTTGCTGGCAAATATGATAAGCTTGAGTAAAACCAAACCTAACCTTGAAACAAAACAAGATCAAAAGTTCTAA